The following coding sequences are from one Melaminivora jejuensis window:
- a CDS encoding sigma-54 interaction domain-containing protein yields MPASAPTPPLSTSSSTLPLDAQGIHALAARSMFELFSSISQGMFLIDRSGRIVWVNDSYQRFLPALGLQSVDDFLGHMVEDAIPGTQMRRVLETGQPELIDLLTNRAGTFVVSRIPLRDEAGGIIGAIGMVFFEHPQTTLRPLISKFAQMQQDLDDARRELAARRSHPLANSAGHGQRRAKYTFASFIGTSPAAAEVKRQARRAAGSSSPVLLLGETGTGKELLAHAIHAASSRAGGPFVSVNIAAIPETLLEAEFFGVAPGAYTGADRRGRDGKFKLADGGTLFLDEIGDMSIHLQAKLLRALQEGEIEPLGSNRLVPFDVRVLAATSRDLPALVRAGRFREDLFYRLHVLPIRVPPLRERRGDIPALVEALGEELALRGGDAPPELLPDALALLAGQPWRGNIRELRNVLEQAAMRSDRQSLDAAQLARVLREAGSEPVAAAPLDDAPHGAPDAASTAQAADSEALLLRPLPQQIAELERRAITAALRAHGGNKLATARTLGISRAKLYERLGSVILENPDH; encoded by the coding sequence ATGCCTGCCTCGGCCCCCACCCCACCACTGTCCACGTCATCGAGTACCCTGCCCCTGGACGCCCAGGGCATCCACGCGCTGGCCGCACGCTCCATGTTCGAGCTGTTTTCCAGCATCAGCCAGGGCATGTTCCTGATCGACAGGAGCGGGCGCATCGTCTGGGTCAACGACAGCTACCAGCGCTTTCTGCCGGCGCTGGGCCTGCAGTCGGTCGATGACTTCCTCGGCCACATGGTCGAGGACGCCATCCCCGGCACGCAGATGCGCCGCGTGCTGGAGACCGGCCAGCCCGAGCTGATCGACCTGCTCACCAACCGCGCCGGCACCTTCGTGGTCAGCCGCATCCCGCTGCGCGACGAGGCGGGCGGCATCATCGGCGCCATCGGCATGGTCTTCTTCGAGCACCCGCAGACCACGCTGCGCCCGCTCATCAGCAAATTCGCGCAGATGCAGCAGGATCTGGACGACGCCCGGCGCGAACTGGCCGCACGGCGCAGCCACCCCCTGGCCAACAGCGCCGGCCACGGCCAGCGCCGGGCCAAGTACACCTTCGCCAGCTTCATCGGCACCAGCCCGGCGGCGGCCGAGGTCAAGCGCCAGGCACGCCGCGCCGCCGGCTCCAGCAGCCCGGTGCTGCTGCTGGGCGAGACCGGCACCGGCAAGGAGCTGCTGGCGCACGCCATCCATGCCGCTTCCAGCCGCGCCGGCGGGCCGTTTGTCAGCGTCAACATCGCCGCCATCCCCGAGACGCTGCTGGAGGCCGAGTTCTTCGGCGTCGCTCCCGGCGCCTACACCGGCGCCGACCGGCGCGGGCGCGACGGCAAGTTCAAGCTGGCCGACGGCGGCACGCTGTTCCTGGACGAGATCGGCGACATGTCCATCCACCTGCAGGCCAAGCTGCTGCGGGCGCTGCAGGAGGGCGAGATCGAGCCGCTGGGCAGCAACCGGCTGGTGCCCTTCGACGTGCGCGTGCTGGCCGCGACCTCGCGTGACCTGCCCGCCCTGGTGCGCGCCGGGCGCTTTCGCGAAGACCTGTTCTACCGCCTGCACGTGCTGCCGATTCGCGTGCCGCCGCTGCGCGAGCGGCGCGGCGACATCCCGGCGCTGGTCGAGGCACTGGGCGAGGAGCTGGCGCTGCGGGGCGGCGACGCCCCGCCCGAGCTGCTGCCCGATGCCCTGGCTCTGCTGGCAGGCCAGCCCTGGCGCGGCAACATCCGCGAACTGCGCAACGTGCTGGAACAGGCCGCCATGCGCAGCGACCGCCAAAGCCTGGATGCCGCGCAACTGGCGCGCGTGCTGCGCGAGGCCGGCAGCGAGCCAGTTGCCGCCGCCCCGCTGGATGATGCACCGCACGGCGCGCCGGACGCCGCCAGCACCGCCCAGGCAGCGGACAGCGAGGCACTGCTGCTGCGCCCGCTGCCGCAGCAGATCGCCGAGCTGGAGCGGCGCGCCATCACCGCCGCCCTGCGCGCCCACGGCGGCAACAAGCTGGCCACGGCGCGCACCCTGGGCATCTCGCGTGCCAAGCTGTACGAGAGACTGGGTAGCGTGATACTGGAAAACCCTGATCATTGA
- a CDS encoding bifunctional nicotinamide-nucleotide adenylyltransferase/Nudix hydroxylase has product MFDLALLIGRFQPVHSGHVALLRHALAQARRVLVIAGSAHQARTPRNPFTWQERAAMLLGAAPEAGAQRLYVLPVRDYYDQTRWADAVRAAVAPHAGAGARIALVGHFKDASSSYLDWFPDWQLVSLPRQGGMDATRIRDAWLGALPPPAPGTTHPPAELDAALDAALAPLLPDLPPPTQARLRAAAHTPAYAELQREWQMLREYRSEWACAPYPPVFVTVDALLLCQGKVLLIRRAQAPGRGLLALPGGFIEPRETLWQSCLRELAEETHCTLPEATLRAALRDVAVFDHPERSQRGRVISHVHCFDLGDAALPEVRGGDDASAAQWVDVAALAALEDQFHDDHFHILDHFLGLNLGRASAQGIRQADVAPMVVP; this is encoded by the coding sequence ATGTTCGATCTGGCTCTCCTGATTGGCCGCTTCCAGCCCGTACACAGCGGCCACGTTGCCCTGCTGCGCCACGCCCTGGCCCAGGCGCGGCGGGTGCTGGTGATTGCCGGCTCGGCGCACCAGGCACGCACGCCGCGCAACCCCTTCACCTGGCAGGAGCGCGCCGCCATGCTGCTGGGCGCCGCCCCCGAGGCCGGCGCCCAGCGCCTGTACGTGCTGCCGGTGCGCGACTACTACGACCAGACACGCTGGGCCGACGCCGTGCGCGCCGCCGTGGCGCCGCACGCCGGGGCCGGTGCGCGCATCGCCCTGGTCGGTCATTTCAAGGACGCCAGCAGCAGCTATCTGGATTGGTTCCCGGACTGGCAGCTGGTCAGCCTGCCGCGCCAGGGCGGCATGGACGCCACACGCATCCGCGATGCCTGGCTGGGCGCCCTGCCGCCTCCAGCGCCGGGCACCACGCACCCACCCGCCGAGCTGGATGCCGCGTTGGACGCAGCCCTCGCCCCGCTGCTGCCCGACCTGCCCCCGCCCACCCAGGCCCGGCTGCGCGCCGCTGCCCATACGCCGGCCTACGCCGAGCTGCAGCGCGAGTGGCAGATGCTGCGCGAGTACCGCTCCGAGTGGGCCTGCGCGCCCTATCCGCCGGTTTTCGTGACCGTTGATGCGCTGCTGCTGTGCCAGGGCAAGGTGCTGCTGATCCGCCGCGCCCAGGCGCCGGGCCGGGGACTGCTGGCCCTGCCCGGCGGCTTCATCGAGCCGCGCGAGACGCTGTGGCAGTCCTGCCTGCGCGAGCTGGCCGAGGAGACGCACTGCACCCTGCCCGAGGCCACGCTGCGCGCCGCGCTGCGCGACGTGGCCGTGTTCGACCACCCCGAACGCAGCCAGCGCGGGCGCGTCATCAGCCATGTGCATTGCTTCGATCTGGGGGACGCCGCCCTGCCCGAAGTGCGCGGCGGCGACGACGCCAGCGCCGCGCAGTGGGTGGACGTGGCGGCGCTGGCAGCGCTGGAGGACCAGTTCCACGACGACCATTTCCACATCCTGGATCACTTCCTGGGTCTGAACCTGGGCCGGGCGAGCGCCCAAGGCATCCGGCAGGCAGACGTCGCCCCAATGGTTGTGCCATGA
- a CDS encoding ATP-binding protein gives MARKQLPIGIQTLAKIRAKDCYYVDKTPIALRLIAQGSYFFLSRPRRFGKSLFLDTLKELFEGNRALFEGLHAEQHWDWSVKYPVLRFSFGGGMVQDAADLQSRLDSHLKRYEDETGCPRTDSSHAERFRSLIHHLAEQTGQRVVVLIDEYDKPILDRIEDQDVALQLREVLKDFYSVIKDSDAHIRFALLTGVSKFSKVSIFSGLNNLEDITISPEYSSICGYTDHDVDTVFAPELPGLDRGEIRRWYNGYSWRGESVYNPFDVLLLFRNRQFQPYWFETGTPTFLVKLLTRRRQFTPALENVFESATLLSSFEVDNIATEALLFQAGYLTITGERYRPGRLALQLSYPNLEVKTSLNNSLLGALCGATEVPERYINPVYDLLEAGDLAGLQQLLHSFFASIPHDWYRGNPIAQYEGYWASVFYSYFAALGLDMVLEDATNQDRIDMALRWLGQTWLFEFKVVELVPEGRAIEQLQQKNYADKYRASGPVHLVGVEFSRESRNIVAFDTLTVGS, from the coding sequence ATGGCCCGCAAGCAACTCCCCATCGGCATCCAGACCCTGGCCAAGATCCGTGCCAAGGACTGCTACTACGTGGACAAGACGCCGATTGCGCTGCGGCTGATAGCGCAAGGCTCGTACTTTTTCCTGTCGCGTCCGAGGCGCTTCGGCAAGAGCCTGTTCCTGGACACGCTCAAGGAGCTGTTCGAGGGTAACCGGGCGCTGTTCGAGGGGTTGCACGCCGAGCAGCACTGGGATTGGTCAGTCAAGTACCCGGTGCTGCGCTTCAGCTTTGGCGGTGGCATGGTGCAGGATGCTGCCGACCTGCAATCACGCCTGGACTCGCACCTCAAGCGCTATGAGGACGAAACCGGCTGCCCGCGCACCGACAGCAGCCACGCCGAGCGCTTTCGCAGCCTGATCCACCATCTGGCCGAGCAGACCGGCCAGCGCGTGGTGGTGCTGATCGACGAATACGACAAGCCCATCCTCGACCGCATCGAAGACCAGGACGTGGCGCTGCAGCTGCGCGAGGTGCTCAAGGACTTTTATTCCGTCATCAAGGACAGCGACGCGCACATCCGCTTTGCCTTGCTGACCGGTGTATCCAAGTTCAGCAAGGTGAGCATCTTCTCGGGCCTGAACAACCTGGAAGACATCACCATCAGCCCCGAGTACAGCAGCATCTGCGGCTACACCGACCACGATGTGGACACCGTCTTTGCGCCCGAGCTGCCCGGCCTGGATCGAGGCGAGATCCGGCGCTGGTACAACGGCTACAGCTGGCGCGGCGAGTCGGTCTACAACCCCTTCGATGTGCTGCTGCTGTTTCGCAACCGCCAGTTCCAGCCCTACTGGTTCGAGACCGGCACGCCCACCTTTTTGGTCAAGCTGCTCACGCGGCGGCGCCAGTTCACGCCCGCGCTGGAAAACGTCTTCGAGTCGGCCACGCTGCTGTCGAGCTTCGAGGTGGACAACATCGCCACCGAAGCGCTGCTGTTCCAGGCCGGCTACCTCACCATCACCGGCGAGCGCTACCGCCCCGGGCGGCTGGCGCTGCAGCTGTCCTATCCCAACCTGGAAGTCAAGACCAGCCTGAACAACAGCCTGCTGGGCGCACTGTGCGGCGCCACCGAAGTGCCCGAGCGCTACATCAACCCGGTCTATGACCTGCTCGAAGCGGGCGACCTCGCGGGGCTGCAGCAACTGCTGCACAGCTTCTTTGCCAGCATCCCGCACGACTGGTACCGGGGCAACCCCATCGCCCAATACGAGGGCTACTGGGCCAGCGTCTTCTACAGCTACTTTGCTGCGCTGGGGCTGGACATGGTGCTGGAGGACGCCACCAACCAAGACCGCATCGACATGGCGCTGCGCTGGCTGGGGCAGACCTGGCTGTTCGAGTTCAAGGTCGTGGAGCTGGTGCCTGAAGGGCGGGCCATCGAGCAGCTGCAACAGAAAAACTACGCCGACAAATACCGCGCCAGCGGGCCGGTGCATCTGGTGGGCGTGGAGTTCAGCCGCGAGAGCCGCAACATCGTGGCATTCGATACGCTGACCGTGGGTAGCTGA
- the nadE gene encoding NAD(+) synthase: MLRITLAQLNPTLGDLEGNAARMAEAARRAAAQGSGLIVFSQMALTGYYPADLLGQAGFMDRVEAALDALRRESAALPGLHWVLGTPTRIDHASQAGTLLHDSLLVLHGGELRLACSRQVLTSGDFDERRHLASGPDGTRLLQIGQTRIGLLIGAEAGIGDIAEPADPASPLARVAAAAPDLVLHLDARSSHLCRRSQRHAALARVAQQCAAALISVNQVGGHDGLVYDGGSLAALPGAGVVFEARRFEQDEPALVLNAAGGLHGAQGEALAPVPGEGLPVMEFYRRQLILGLRDYARRCGFARVVVGSSGGLDSALTLALAAEALGPDKVVGITMPSRFSTTGSVDDSVALCRNLGIELISHPIADLVAAYGQQFAASFGQPLAGLTLENLQARIRGTALMEYSNAFGHLLLTTGNKSEVAVGYCTLYGDTNGGLSLLGDLYKTEVFALARHLNAHAGRELVPQVVIDKPPSAELAPGQRDDDSLPPYPVLDEVLKFLIEGPLLPAEQYAAARDFVVQQQRSEEGRALVQRVQGLLARSQFKRQQLAPVIRVRARSLGVRDWQMPVAARHV; this comes from the coding sequence ATGCTCCGCATCACCCTGGCCCAGCTCAATCCGACCCTGGGCGACCTCGAAGGCAACGCCGCCCGCATGGCCGAAGCTGCCCGGCGGGCCGCTGCCCAGGGCAGCGGGCTGATCGTTTTTTCGCAGATGGCGCTGACCGGCTACTACCCAGCCGACCTGCTGGGCCAAGCCGGCTTCATGGATCGGGTCGAGGCGGCGCTGGATGCGCTGCGCCGCGAAAGCGCCGCCCTGCCCGGGCTGCACTGGGTGCTGGGCACGCCCACCCGCATCGACCACGCCAGCCAGGCCGGCACCCTGCTGCACGACAGCCTGCTGGTGCTGCACGGCGGCGAACTGCGCCTGGCCTGCAGCCGGCAGGTGCTGACCAGCGGCGATTTCGACGAGCGCCGCCACCTTGCATCCGGGCCGGATGGCACACGGCTGCTGCAGATAGGCCAGACCCGCATTGGCCTGTTGATCGGCGCCGAGGCCGGCATTGGCGACATTGCCGAGCCAGCCGATCCCGCCTCTCCCCTGGCCCGCGTGGCCGCCGCCGCGCCCGATCTGGTACTGCACCTCGACGCACGCAGCAGCCACCTGTGCCGGCGCAGCCAGCGCCATGCTGCCCTGGCACGGGTGGCGCAGCAGTGCGCGGCGGCGCTCATCAGCGTCAACCAAGTGGGCGGGCACGACGGGCTGGTCTATGACGGCGGCTCGCTGGCTGCCCTGCCCGGCGCCGGCGTGGTCTTCGAGGCCCGGCGCTTCGAGCAGGACGAGCCTGCGCTGGTACTGAACGCTGCTGGCGGCCTGCACGGCGCGCAGGGCGAGGCGCTGGCGCCAGTGCCTGGCGAGGGCCTGCCTGTGATGGAGTTCTATCGCCGCCAGCTCATCCTGGGCCTGCGGGACTATGCGCGCCGCTGCGGCTTTGCGCGCGTCGTGGTCGGCAGCTCGGGCGGGCTGGACAGCGCCCTGACCCTGGCCCTGGCCGCCGAGGCGCTGGGGCCGGACAAGGTCGTCGGCATCACCATGCCCTCGCGCTTTTCCACGACCGGCTCGGTGGATGACTCGGTGGCGCTGTGCCGCAACCTGGGCATCGAACTGATCAGCCACCCGATTGCCGATCTGGTAGCTGCCTATGGCCAGCAGTTTGCGGCCAGTTTCGGCCAGCCGCTGGCCGGCCTGACGCTGGAAAACCTGCAGGCGCGCATCCGTGGCACGGCACTGATGGAGTATTCCAACGCCTTCGGCCATCTGCTGCTGACCACCGGCAACAAGTCCGAAGTCGCCGTCGGCTACTGCACGCTGTACGGCGACACCAACGGTGGCCTGAGCCTGCTGGGCGATCTGTACAAGACCGAGGTCTTCGCGCTGGCCCGCCACCTGAACGCCCACGCCGGACGCGAGCTGGTGCCGCAGGTCGTGATCGACAAGCCGCCCTCGGCAGAACTGGCGCCGGGGCAGCGCGACGACGACAGCCTGCCGCCGTACCCGGTGCTCGACGAGGTGCTGAAATTCCTCATAGAAGGCCCGCTGCTGCCCGCCGAGCAATACGCCGCCGCACGCGACTTCGTAGTACAGCAGCAGCGCAGCGAGGAGGGCCGCGCCCTGGTGCAGCGGGTGCAAGGCCTGCTGGCGCGCAGCCAGTTCAAGCGCCAGCAACTGGCCCCGGTCATCCGCGTGCGAGCGCGCAGCCTGGGCGTGCGCGACTGGCAGATGCCGGTGGCGGCGCGGCACGTTTGA
- a CDS encoding DUF1328 domain-containing protein, protein MLKYAIIFAIISLIAGAFGFTGIAAGSAGIAKLLFFVFVALAVLFVVLALLGVGAARKALR, encoded by the coding sequence ATGCTGAAATACGCCATCATTTTTGCCATCATCTCGCTGATCGCTGGAGCGTTCGGCTTCACCGGCATTGCCGCCGGCTCGGCAGGCATCGCCAAGCTGCTGTTCTTCGTCTTCGTGGCGCTGGCGGTGCTGTTCGTGGTGCTGGCCCTGCTGGGTGTGGGGGCGGCACGCAAGGCGCTCAGATAG
- the metK gene encoding methionine adenosyltransferase, translating into MANDFLFTSESVSEGHPDKVADQISDAILDAILAQDPRSRVAAETLTNTGLVVLAGEITTNAHVDYIQVARDTIRRIGYDNTEYGIDYKGCAVLVAYDKQSNDIAQGVDHASDDHLNTGAGDQGLMFGYACDETPELMPAPIYYAHRLVERQAQLRKDGRLPFLRPDAKSQVTMRYVDGKPHSIDTVVLSTQHSPDQSENATTMKASFIEAVVEEIIKPVLPQEWLQDTKYLINPTGRFVIGGPQGDCGLTGRKIIVDTYGGACPHGGGAFSGKDPTKVDRSAAYAARYVAKNIVAAGLARQCEIQVAYAIGVARPMNITVYTEGTGVIPDEQIAALVHEHFDLRPKGIIQMLDLLRPIYAKTAAYGHFGREEPEFTWERTDRAAALRQAAGL; encoded by the coding sequence ATGGCGAACGACTTCCTCTTCACGTCCGAATCGGTCTCCGAAGGCCACCCCGACAAGGTGGCCGACCAGATCTCGGACGCCATCCTGGACGCAATCCTTGCGCAAGACCCGCGCTCGCGCGTGGCCGCCGAGACGCTGACCAACACCGGCCTCGTCGTGCTGGCCGGCGAGATCACCACCAACGCCCACGTGGACTACATCCAGGTGGCGCGCGACACCATCCGGCGCATCGGCTACGACAACACCGAGTACGGCATCGATTACAAGGGCTGCGCGGTGCTGGTGGCCTATGACAAGCAAAGCAACGACATCGCCCAGGGCGTCGATCACGCCAGCGACGACCACCTGAACACCGGCGCCGGCGACCAGGGTCTGATGTTCGGCTATGCCTGCGACGAGACGCCCGAGCTGATGCCTGCGCCCATCTACTACGCGCACCGCCTGGTCGAGCGCCAGGCGCAACTGCGCAAGGACGGCCGCCTGCCCTTCCTGCGCCCCGACGCCAAGAGCCAGGTGACCATGCGCTACGTCGATGGCAAGCCGCACTCCATCGACACCGTGGTGCTGTCCACCCAGCACAGTCCGGATCAGAGCGAAAACGCCACGACCATGAAGGCCAGCTTCATCGAAGCCGTGGTCGAGGAGATCATCAAGCCGGTGCTGCCCCAGGAGTGGCTGCAGGACACCAAATACCTGATCAACCCGACGGGGCGCTTCGTCATCGGCGGCCCGCAGGGCGACTGCGGCCTCACCGGGCGCAAGATCATCGTGGACACCTACGGCGGCGCCTGCCCGCACGGCGGCGGCGCGTTCTCGGGCAAGGATCCGACCAAGGTCGATCGCTCGGCAGCGTATGCCGCGCGCTACGTGGCCAAGAACATCGTCGCTGCCGGCCTGGCGCGCCAGTGCGAGATCCAGGTGGCCTATGCCATCGGCGTGGCGCGGCCCATGAACATCACGGTCTATACGGAAGGCACGGGCGTCATCCCCGACGAGCAGATCGCCGCGCTGGTACACGAGCACTTCGACCTGCGCCCCAAGGGCATCATCCAGATGCTCGATCTGCTGCGCCCGATCTACGCCAAGACTGCCGCCTACGGCCACTTCGGCCGCGAGGAGCCCGAGTTCACCTGGGAGCGCACGGATCGCGCTGCGGCGCTGCGCCAGGCAGCGGGTCTGTAA
- a CDS encoding lysophospholipid acyltransferase family protein: MPSVFRLLARLPLPLLHALGAVLGWLVFAASPTYRRRFVANARQAGYGLAQVHAAVAHAGQMLAETPRLWLHPRLPRCDMRGSQVVEQAYGEGRGIVFLTPHIGCFELSVQHAARQWSAQHGPITVLYRPARQAWLAQLMQTVRNRPGIAAVPTSLQGVRQMIKALRRGEAVGLLPDQVPPEGQGLWSPFFGRPAYTMTLAARLVQQTGAAVVLARCERLGWARGYRLHLQGLGEPLSADLPQAVRQINAAMEQQIRACPQQYLWGYARYKQPRAEAPPLAQAGA; the protein is encoded by the coding sequence ATGCCATCCGTCTTCCGCCTTCTCGCGAGGCTGCCCTTGCCCCTGCTGCACGCGCTGGGCGCCGTCCTGGGGTGGCTGGTCTTTGCCGCTTCGCCGACCTACCGGCGCCGCTTTGTGGCCAATGCCCGGCAGGCCGGCTATGGCCTGGCCCAAGTCCATGCCGCCGTAGCGCACGCCGGGCAGATGCTGGCCGAGACACCCCGGCTGTGGCTGCACCCGCGCCTGCCGCGCTGCGACATGCGCGGCAGCCAGGTCGTCGAGCAGGCCTATGGCGAGGGGCGCGGCATCGTCTTTCTGACGCCGCACATCGGCTGCTTCGAGTTGTCGGTGCAGCACGCGGCGCGCCAGTGGTCGGCGCAGCACGGCCCCATCACCGTCCTGTACCGCCCGGCGCGCCAGGCCTGGTTGGCGCAGCTCATGCAGACCGTGCGCAACCGCCCGGGCATCGCCGCCGTGCCCACCAGCCTGCAGGGTGTGCGCCAGATGATCAAAGCGCTGCGCCGCGGTGAGGCCGTAGGCCTGCTGCCCGACCAGGTGCCGCCCGAGGGCCAGGGCCTGTGGTCGCCCTTCTTTGGCCGGCCCGCCTACACCATGACGCTGGCCGCACGCCTGGTGCAGCAGACCGGCGCGGCGGTGGTGTTGGCGCGCTGCGAGCGCCTGGGCTGGGCGCGCGGCTATCGGCTGCACCTGCAGGGCCTGGGCGAGCCGCTGTCTGCCGATCTGCCCCAGGCGGTGCGTCAGATCAACGCCGCCATGGAGCAGCAGATCCGCGCCTGCCCGCAGCAGTATCTGTGGGGTTACGCGCGCTACAAGCAGCCGCGCGCCGAGGCGCCGCCGCTGGCGCAGGCGGGCGCATGA
- a CDS encoding lysophospholipid acyltransferase family protein translates to MMARLGIALLNLLGRLPLPVLRALGAGIGRALFVLAAPRRRVALRNLQLCFPEVPAHQRRLWARQSFEVFCQTFLDRGWLWSGSEALVRSRVKLSGALHELDGDTPTIVFAPHFYSMDAGGLALPLHTTREFTSIFATHPNPVLDQWFMAGRQRFGKVRMLNRADGVKPIINCVRKGGLLYLLPDMDYGPDDSVFVPFFAVPDAATIPSLSRFARLGRAKVVALYSRMTPQGYEAVLTPAWEHFPTDDPIADTARMNRELEAAIRTMPAQYYWVHRRFKTRPQGQAPLY, encoded by the coding sequence ATGATGGCGCGCCTGGGCATTGCCCTCCTGAACCTGCTCGGGCGCCTGCCGCTGCCCGTGCTGCGCGCGCTGGGCGCGGGCATTGGCCGGGCGCTGTTCGTGCTGGCCGCACCGCGCCGGCGGGTGGCGCTGCGCAACCTGCAGCTGTGCTTTCCCGAAGTGCCTGCACACCAGCGCCGGCTCTGGGCGCGCCAGTCCTTCGAGGTGTTTTGCCAGACCTTCCTGGATCGCGGCTGGCTGTGGTCAGGCTCCGAGGCGCTGGTCAGGAGCCGTGTGAAGCTGAGCGGTGCGCTGCACGAACTCGATGGCGATACGCCAACCATCGTCTTCGCGCCGCACTTCTACAGCATGGACGCCGGCGGCCTGGCGCTGCCGCTGCACACCACGCGCGAGTTCACCTCCATCTTTGCCACGCATCCCAATCCGGTGTTGGATCAGTGGTTCATGGCCGGGCGCCAGCGCTTTGGCAAGGTGCGGATGCTCAACCGCGCCGATGGCGTCAAGCCCATCATCAACTGCGTGCGCAAGGGCGGCCTGCTGTATCTGCTGCCCGACATGGACTACGGGCCGGACGACTCGGTCTTCGTGCCTTTTTTTGCCGTGCCGGACGCGGCGACCATCCCGTCGCTGTCGCGCTTTGCCCGGCTGGGCCGCGCCAAGGTGGTCGCCCTGTACAGCCGCATGACGCCGCAGGGCTACGAGGCGGTGCTGACCCCGGCCTGGGAGCACTTCCCGACCGACGACCCCATTGCCGACACGGCGCGCATGAACCGCGAGCTGGAGGCGGCGATCCGCACCATGCCGGCGCAGTATTACTGGGTACATCGGCGCTTCAAGACCCGGCCCCAGGGGCAGGCGCCGCTGTATTGA
- the yihA gene encoding ribosome biogenesis GTP-binding protein YihA/YsxC — translation MTHPHAAPAAPLPDAKAALGWMHTARFLTTAAQLHQLPAIDVPEIAFVGRSNAGKSTCINTLTQQRQLAFASKKPGRTQHINLFALGRQGQMDAVLADLPGYGYAAVSREDKLRWQRVMLNYLMQRSSLTAIVLLCDPRLGLTELDEALLDAVRPRVEDGLKFLVLLTKADKLTRAEQAKALSIARLQAGGGEVRMFSALKRQGVDEVAQLLWQWAHPEPSPQSGAVGADTAAAAPGAEGRDSETNQP, via the coding sequence ATGACCCATCCCCACGCCGCGCCCGCCGCGCCCCTGCCCGATGCCAAAGCCGCCCTGGGCTGGATGCACACGGCGCGCTTTCTGACCACCGCTGCCCAATTGCACCAGTTGCCGGCCATCGACGTGCCCGAGATCGCCTTTGTGGGCCGCTCCAACGCCGGCAAGTCCACCTGCATCAACACGCTGACACAGCAGCGCCAGTTGGCCTTTGCCTCCAAGAAGCCCGGGCGCACGCAGCACATCAACCTGTTCGCCCTGGGCCGCCAGGGCCAGATGGATGCCGTGCTGGCCGACCTGCCCGGCTACGGCTACGCCGCCGTCTCGCGCGAGGACAAGCTGCGCTGGCAGCGCGTGATGCTGAACTATCTGATGCAGCGCAGCAGCCTGACGGCCATCGTGCTGCTGTGCGACCCGCGCCTGGGCCTGACCGAGCTGGACGAGGCGCTGCTCGACGCCGTGCGCCCGCGCGTCGAGGACGGCCTGAAATTCCTGGTGCTGCTGACCAAGGCCGACAAGCTCACGCGCGCCGAGCAGGCCAAGGCGCTGTCCATCGCCCGGCTGCAGGCCGGCGGCGGCGAGGTGCGCATGTTCTCGGCCCTCAAGCGCCAAGGCGTGGACGAGGTGGCGCAACTGCTGTGGCAGTGGGCGCATCCCGAGCCGTCGCCCCAATCTGGCGCAGTGGGGGCGGATACAGCTGCGGCAGCACCCGGGGCAGAGGGCCGGGACTCAGAGACAAATCAGCCCTGA
- a CDS encoding c-type cytochrome, which yields MKLLASLLTAAALAVPALSAVAADAAPKAPAKPDLVQGETKYSTVCVACHAEDGNSTIAANPKLAQQHPEYLVKQLQEFKSGKRADAVMQGFASMLSDDEMRNIAWWLASKPAKEGFAKDKDSVALGERIYRGGIQERGIAACAGCHSPNGAGIPAQYPRLSGQHADYTIKQLNDFRDAKRGNSAQMIDVAAKMNDREIRAVSDYISGLR from the coding sequence ATGAAGTTGCTCGCCTCCCTGCTGACGGCTGCCGCGCTTGCAGTCCCCGCCCTCTCGGCCGTTGCTGCGGACGCAGCGCCCAAGGCACCGGCCAAGCCCGATCTGGTCCAGGGTGAGACCAAGTACAGCACGGTGTGCGTAGCCTGCCACGCCGAAGACGGCAACTCCACCATTGCCGCCAATCCCAAGCTGGCCCAGCAGCACCCCGAATACCTGGTCAAGCAGCTGCAGGAGTTCAAGTCCGGCAAGCGCGCCGACGCCGTGATGCAGGGCTTTGCCTCCATGCTCAGCGACGACGAGATGCGCAACATCGCCTGGTGGCTGGCCTCCAAGCCGGCCAAGGAAGGCTTTGCCAAGGACAAGGACTCGGTCGCCCTGGGCGAGCGCATCTACCGCGGCGGCATCCAGGAGCGCGGCATCGCCGCCTGCGCCGGCTGCCACAGCCCCAACGGCGCCGGCATCCCGGCGCAGTACCCGCGCCTGTCGGGCCAGCACGCCGACTACACCATCAAGCAGCTCAATGATTTCCGCGACGCCAAGCGCGGCAACAGCGCGCAGATGATCGACGTGGCTGCCAAGATGAACGACCGCGAGATCCGCGCGGTATCCGACTACATCTCCGGCCTGCGCTGA